A section of the Akkermansia muciniphila genome encodes:
- the acnA gene encoding aconitate hydratase AcnA codes for MTKIAKSTFTTGAGTPGQFYSLPALAENGYSRLNRLPVSIRIVLESLLRNCDGLKVTEKDVDNLASWNAKNPGSYEIPFTVARIVLQDLTGVPLLVDLAAMRSAVAGLGKDASVIEPLVPVDLVVDHSVQVDWAGRTDALEKNLDIEFQRNAERYEFLKWGQQAFHTFSVVPPSVGIVHQVNLEYLAQGVMEKDGVYFPDTLVGTDSHTTMINGIGVVGWGVGGIEAEAGMLGQPVTFLVPEVVGVHMTGELREGVTATDLALHVTQMLRNHGVVGKFVEFFGEGAAALPLADRATVANMAPEYGATMGFFPMDEHCSEYLRQTGRSEEAITTYENYFKAQGLWGMPRNGELDYTDQLELDLSAIDPAVSGPKRPQDHIPLTSIRDSFRKLVSMPAAEGGYGKKESPSVKVAMHSPAGVPVPVEGFSQEAELKDGSILIAAITSCTNTSNPGLMLAAGLLAKKAVALGLQVPPHVKTSIAPGSRIASDYFAANQLQDSLDALGFETVGYGCTTCIGNSGPLNPELEQAVRDNDIVAASVLSGNRNFEARIHASIKTNFLMSPPLVVAFALAGRVDIDFQTEPLGTDRSGNPVFLKDIWPSAAEIAEAVAKSRNPEAYRELYTITPEKNPRWAAVYAPEGSVFQWNENSTYIQNPPFFCGFNSQPRTLADIRDARPLGIFGDSVTTDHISPAGAIRETGPAGLYLQGMGIDRKDFNSFGSRRGNDRVMTRGTFANVRIKNLMVDGTEGGYTLYFGNRAIPAPDKKIAATAGAPAFIYDAAMAYAQDGVPLIVIGGEDYGMGSSRDWAAKGTNLLGVKAVITKSFERIHRSNLIGMGVLPLNFADKADYDRVATLKDATFSILGLEGGISPRQQVTLRVQPAGAEAFDVPVIVRIDTPIEKEYYLAGGILQYVLTQILK; via the coding sequence ATGACCAAGATTGCCAAGAGCACGTTCACCACGGGAGCCGGAACCCCGGGACAGTTTTACTCACTGCCAGCCCTGGCTGAAAACGGTTACTCCCGGCTGAACCGCCTCCCCGTTTCCATCCGGATTGTTCTGGAATCCCTGCTCCGCAACTGCGACGGCCTGAAGGTGACGGAAAAGGATGTGGACAATCTGGCCTCCTGGAACGCCAAAAACCCCGGCTCCTATGAAATCCCGTTCACCGTGGCCCGCATCGTCCTTCAGGACCTGACGGGCGTGCCCCTGCTGGTGGACCTGGCAGCCATGCGCTCCGCCGTGGCCGGACTGGGGAAGGACGCCTCCGTCATTGAACCGCTGGTCCCCGTGGACCTGGTGGTGGACCACTCCGTGCAGGTGGACTGGGCAGGCCGTACAGATGCCCTGGAAAAGAACCTGGACATTGAGTTCCAGCGCAATGCGGAACGTTACGAGTTTCTGAAATGGGGCCAGCAGGCTTTTCATACCTTTTCCGTAGTGCCGCCCTCCGTGGGCATTGTCCACCAGGTGAACCTGGAATACCTGGCGCAGGGCGTCATGGAAAAGGACGGCGTTTATTTCCCGGATACCCTAGTGGGGACGGATTCCCACACCACGATGATCAACGGCATCGGCGTGGTGGGCTGGGGCGTGGGCGGCATTGAGGCGGAAGCCGGCATGCTCGGCCAGCCCGTTACCTTCCTGGTGCCGGAAGTGGTGGGCGTCCACATGACGGGAGAACTCCGGGAAGGGGTGACCGCCACGGACCTGGCCCTGCACGTCACCCAGATGCTGCGTAACCACGGCGTGGTGGGCAAGTTTGTGGAGTTCTTCGGAGAAGGCGCCGCGGCCCTTCCGCTGGCGGACCGCGCCACCGTGGCGAACATGGCTCCGGAATACGGCGCCACCATGGGCTTCTTCCCCATGGACGAGCATTGCTCCGAGTACCTGCGCCAGACCGGCAGGAGCGAGGAAGCCATCACCACGTATGAAAACTACTTCAAGGCCCAGGGCCTGTGGGGAATGCCCCGCAACGGGGAACTGGACTACACGGACCAGCTGGAACTGGACCTGTCCGCCATAGACCCCGCCGTTTCCGGCCCCAAACGCCCGCAGGATCACATTCCCCTGACCTCCATCAGGGACAGCTTCCGCAAGCTGGTCAGCATGCCCGCGGCGGAAGGCGGCTACGGAAAGAAGGAATCCCCCTCCGTTAAGGTCGCCATGCATTCCCCGGCGGGCGTTCCCGTTCCGGTGGAAGGCTTCAGCCAGGAGGCGGAACTGAAAGACGGCAGCATCCTCATCGCGGCCATCACCTCCTGCACCAACACCTCCAATCCGGGCCTGATGCTGGCTGCCGGGCTACTGGCCAAAAAGGCGGTCGCCCTGGGGCTGCAAGTGCCGCCGCACGTCAAAACGTCCATCGCGCCAGGCTCCCGCATCGCCTCGGACTACTTTGCCGCCAACCAGCTCCAGGACTCCCTGGACGCCCTCGGCTTTGAAACAGTCGGCTACGGCTGCACCACCTGCATCGGCAACTCCGGTCCGCTGAATCCGGAACTGGAACAGGCCGTCAGGGACAATGACATCGTGGCCGCCTCCGTCCTGTCCGGCAACCGCAACTTTGAGGCCCGCATCCACGCCTCCATTAAAACCAACTTCCTGATGTCCCCCCCCCTGGTCGTCGCCTTCGCGCTGGCCGGCCGCGTGGACATTGACTTCCAGACGGAACCGCTGGGCACGGACCGCAGCGGAAACCCCGTCTTCCTGAAAGACATCTGGCCCAGCGCCGCGGAAATCGCGGAAGCCGTCGCCAAATCCCGCAATCCGGAAGCGTACCGGGAACTTTACACCATCACGCCGGAAAAAAATCCGCGCTGGGCGGCCGTGTACGCGCCGGAAGGCTCCGTCTTCCAGTGGAATGAAAACTCCACCTACATCCAGAACCCGCCCTTCTTCTGCGGCTTCAACAGCCAGCCCCGCACGCTGGCGGACATCCGGGACGCCCGGCCCCTGGGCATCTTCGGCGACTCCGTGACCACGGACCACATCTCCCCCGCCGGAGCCATCCGGGAAACCGGTCCCGCCGGGCTCTACCTGCAAGGCATGGGGATTGACAGAAAAGACTTCAACTCCTTCGGTTCCCGGCGCGGCAATGACCGCGTCATGACCCGCGGCACCTTCGCCAACGTCCGCATCAAGAACCTGATGGTGGACGGTACGGAAGGCGGCTACACGCTGTACTTCGGCAACCGGGCCATTCCGGCCCCGGACAAGAAGATAGCCGCAACCGCAGGAGCCCCCGCCTTCATTTACGATGCGGCCATGGCCTACGCGCAGGACGGCGTTCCCCTCATCGTCATCGGCGGGGAGGACTACGGCATGGGCTCCTCCCGGGACTGGGCGGCCAAGGGAACGAACCTGCTGGGCGTTAAAGCCGTTATCACCAAGAGCTTTGAACGCATCCACCGCTCCAACCTGATCGGCATGGGCGTGCTCCCCCTCAACTTTGCGGACAAGGCGGATTATGACCGCGTCGCCACGCTGAAGGACGCCACGTTCTCCATCCTGGGCCTGGAAGGCGGCATCTCGCCGCGCCAGCAGGTCACCCTGCGCGTGCAGCCCGCAGGAGCGGAGGCGTTTGACGTGCCCGTCATCGTCCGCATTGATACGCCCATTGAAAAGGAATACTACCTGGCGGGCGGCATCCTGCAATACGTCCTCACTCAAATCCTCAAATAA
- a CDS encoding DUF2752 domain-containing protein, whose amino-acid sequence MKLFLLYLALLAAACAVLLLAGDSSRSGWLPECLFYKTTGFLCYGCGSTRALYALLHGHWLDSLRYNVLLVPTLAWLGTLFFIRDRALFTRVLVAGAAVLVLFTVVRNIPLG is encoded by the coding sequence ATGAAACTGTTCCTCCTGTACCTGGCGCTGCTGGCTGCGGCGTGCGCGGTGCTCCTGCTGGCGGGTGATTCGTCCCGGTCCGGCTGGTTGCCGGAGTGCCTTTTTTATAAAACGACGGGGTTTCTTTGCTACGGCTGCGGCTCCACCAGGGCCCTGTACGCCCTGCTTCACGGCCATTGGCTGGATTCCCTGCGGTACAACGTGCTGCTGGTCCCCACGCTCGCCTGGCTGGGAACGCTGTTCTTCATCCGGGACAGAGCCCTGTTCACCAGGGTGCTGGTTGCGGGAGCGGCCGTGCTTGTTTTGTTTACCGTGGTACGCAATATTCCCTTGGGGTGA
- a CDS encoding L,D-transpeptidase — translation MPMTSYGPRTRVVVAGVDYTEVHDEWMNQDIMKKATSGNTHVVISRARQRGQLMVGDEVAMDFPVCLGMPSHRTPVGNFRITEKAVHHVSNLYDASMPYFMRLTDGGIGMHVGPVFMTPQSHGCIRMTRSSCVPLFKTVKVGTPVKIVP, via the coding sequence ATGCCCATGACCTCTTACGGACCCCGTACGAGGGTGGTGGTGGCCGGAGTGGATTATACGGAAGTTCATGACGAGTGGATGAACCAGGACATCATGAAAAAGGCCACGTCCGGCAACACGCACGTGGTGATCAGCAGGGCCCGCCAGAGGGGGCAGCTCATGGTGGGGGATGAAGTGGCCATGGATTTCCCCGTCTGCCTGGGTATGCCTTCCCACCGGACTCCCGTAGGGAATTTCCGTATTACGGAAAAGGCGGTGCATCACGTTTCCAATTTGTATGATGCCTCCATGCCCTACTTCATGCGTCTGACGGACGGCGGCATCGGCATGCATGTGGGCCCCGTTTTCATGACGCCGCAATCTCACGGATGCATCCGCATGACCCGCTCTTCCTGCGTGCCGCTTTTTAAAACCGTTAAAGTAGGTACGCCTGTCAAGATTGTGCCGTGA
- the msrB gene encoding peptide-methionine (R)-S-oxide reductase MsrB: MKRIYHGPWTLAGLACAILAAAAMLALFSCGESGRAANNNRHHMDNKDLKTIYLAGGCFWGVEKFFSLIPGVKETEVGYANGSTAAPTYEEVCTGGTGHAETVKVVFDPEEVSLPFLLEQYYSIIDPISVNRQGNDRGVQYRTGIYYTDEKDKPVIEASLKRLQEQFKQPLAIEAQPLRQFSRAENYHQRYLDNHPGGYCHIPPAKFQQAAQAREAAPAYRKKSDEELRRTLTPEQFAVTRKNATEAPFRNEYFNNDKPGIYVDITTGEPLFLSTDKFDSGCGWPSFSRPIKGELIQEKQDLSHGMSRTEVRSATGDAHLGHVFTDGPKDRGGLRYCINSASLKFIPEQDMEAQGYGKYLPQLRREEKGR; this comes from the coding sequence ATGAAACGTATTTACCACGGACCATGGACCCTGGCCGGACTGGCATGCGCCATTCTGGCCGCAGCAGCTATGCTGGCCCTTTTTTCCTGCGGAGAAAGCGGCCGGGCAGCCAACAATAACAGACATCATATGGACAATAAGGATTTGAAGACGATTTATCTGGCAGGAGGCTGTTTCTGGGGGGTGGAAAAGTTTTTCTCCCTGATTCCCGGCGTCAAGGAAACGGAGGTGGGATATGCCAACGGCTCCACAGCCGCCCCCACGTATGAGGAAGTCTGTACCGGAGGCACGGGCCACGCGGAGACGGTGAAAGTGGTGTTTGACCCGGAAGAAGTCAGCCTTCCCTTCCTGCTGGAACAATATTACTCCATCATTGACCCCATTTCCGTCAACAGGCAGGGGAATGACAGGGGCGTTCAATACCGCACGGGCATTTATTACACGGATGAGAAGGATAAGCCGGTAATAGAAGCGTCCCTGAAACGGCTTCAGGAGCAATTCAAGCAGCCCCTGGCTATTGAAGCCCAGCCCCTCCGCCAGTTTTCACGGGCGGAAAATTATCATCAGCGCTATCTGGACAACCACCCCGGCGGCTACTGCCACATTCCGCCCGCCAAGTTCCAGCAGGCCGCCCAGGCACGGGAAGCCGCGCCCGCCTACCGGAAAAAATCTGACGAAGAGCTGCGCCGCACCCTGACGCCGGAGCAATTTGCAGTCACGCGGAAGAATGCCACGGAGGCCCCCTTCCGCAATGAATACTTCAATAATGACAAGCCCGGCATTTATGTGGATATCACCACCGGGGAACCCCTTTTCCTTTCCACGGACAAGTTTGATTCCGGCTGCGGCTGGCCCAGCTTTTCCCGGCCCATCAAGGGAGAACTGATTCAGGAAAAGCAGGATCTTTCCCATGGCATGAGCCGTACGGAAGTCCGCAGCGCCACGGGGGACGCCCACCTGGGCCACGTCTTCACGGACGGACCGAAGGACCGCGGCGGCCTGCGCTACTGCATTAACAGCGCCTCCCTGAAGTTCATCCCCGAACAGGACATGGAGGCACAGGGCTACGGGAAGTACCTCCCTCAACTGCGCAGGGAAGAAAAAGGCAGGTAG
- a CDS encoding M60 family metallopeptidase, which produces MFAANLSLAEKYPSLDVPEDIPLQVREASSPQSPYSGGHSVKQAVDGSLESANWHVPGARHVEGEFVFEVPDTIHYITFSGANFNEVSVSAMSGSSWKNLGKFDMGGSKMIRFKNPLQKVQKIKMEVDYPEGASPAFTVREISFYKKAESTLNRQLLKVFRDTSCSSINPRCTLADLKALPEFLQLIARKVKSGAYEDKEFRIASYKAYSHPEFAAKVRNINALNKFDNPTGIVAEKGDEILVFVGPTHGEDIGLASVSPAGIESSTYPLNEGVNKIKINRSGLLYVMYHTDISTPKKPVTVHIPVGSGMVNGYFDVARHTDKDWKRMIGKAPHSMFDIVGRYSMMILHTEYLKAYSPDSIAKSVRVWDESVRAMWKIMGFDKYPQPHNNRQLGVSVEGGAHMFATWYYCGYSVGDQGNTLKNEVISPGVLQGNRLWGFGHEVGHCYQHPFNWRSMSESSNNFFAQLILDQVTNPINGNELASDMENPCKYLLSEAVKGLPFHDLNGWAKWGFAQYSFYLYFHKLGINPEFYPALFESLRRKPLSRQAYEVSEAHLALYERICNVSRTDFTDDFEIFNWFVPIDHKGNQYGEYSFKMTEEMARASKARIAARRYPKPKFRIAFLHQHGKTVDLWGQNLHGSQLNGYWTKYKQNAKLSPSVSASKKDSMIIVRNGENAAAFCVVTNGKVVGYYDRQKFDVSGVDWNDTSKVYAIPIQTAEPYKLIYSATRS; this is translated from the coding sequence ATGTTTGCCGCGAATTTGTCCCTTGCGGAAAAATATCCTTCACTGGACGTTCCGGAGGACATCCCTCTTCAAGTAAGGGAGGCTTCTTCCCCTCAGTCCCCCTACTCAGGAGGCCATTCCGTAAAGCAGGCTGTGGACGGTTCTCTGGAATCCGCTAACTGGCATGTTCCCGGAGCACGGCATGTGGAGGGGGAATTTGTATTTGAAGTGCCGGACACCATTCATTACATCACCTTTTCCGGAGCCAATTTCAATGAAGTTTCCGTGTCTGCCATGTCCGGCTCATCGTGGAAGAACCTTGGAAAGTTTGATATGGGCGGCTCCAAAATGATCAGGTTTAAAAACCCTCTTCAGAAAGTTCAAAAAATCAAGATGGAGGTTGATTACCCTGAAGGAGCTTCCCCGGCGTTTACCGTACGGGAGATCAGTTTTTACAAAAAGGCGGAATCCACGCTCAACCGGCAATTGCTGAAGGTGTTCAGAGACACGAGCTGTTCCTCCATCAATCCCCGGTGCACTCTGGCAGACCTTAAGGCGCTTCCGGAGTTTTTGCAGCTTATTGCGCGGAAAGTGAAATCCGGCGCCTATGAAGACAAGGAATTCCGCATTGCATCCTACAAGGCTTACAGCCATCCGGAGTTTGCCGCCAAGGTGAGAAATATCAATGCCCTGAACAAATTTGACAATCCCACCGGAATTGTTGCGGAGAAAGGAGACGAAATTCTTGTATTCGTGGGCCCCACCCATGGAGAGGATATTGGACTGGCTTCCGTTTCCCCGGCGGGAATCGAATCTTCCACCTATCCCCTGAATGAAGGAGTAAACAAAATCAAAATCAACCGTTCGGGGTTGCTTTATGTGATGTACCACACTGATATCAGCACGCCCAAAAAGCCTGTGACGGTGCACATCCCCGTGGGCAGCGGGATGGTGAACGGGTATTTTGACGTGGCGAGGCACACGGACAAGGACTGGAAGCGTATGATCGGCAAGGCCCCCCACAGCATGTTCGACATCGTGGGGCGGTATTCCATGATGATCCTTCACACGGAATATCTGAAGGCTTACAGCCCGGATTCCATCGCGAAATCCGTCAGGGTGTGGGATGAGAGCGTCAGGGCCATGTGGAAAATCATGGGCTTTGACAAATATCCCCAGCCGCATAACAACCGGCAGCTTGGAGTTTCCGTGGAAGGCGGAGCCCATATGTTCGCCACTTGGTATTACTGCGGCTACAGCGTCGGAGATCAGGGAAATACGTTGAAAAATGAAGTGATCTCCCCCGGCGTCCTTCAGGGGAACCGCCTCTGGGGATTCGGGCATGAAGTCGGCCACTGCTACCAGCATCCGTTCAACTGGCGCAGCATGTCTGAAAGCTCCAATAACTTCTTCGCCCAGTTGATCCTGGACCAGGTGACCAACCCCATTAACGGCAATGAACTGGCCTCCGACATGGAAAACCCGTGCAAGTACCTGCTGTCAGAGGCGGTAAAGGGCCTGCCGTTCCATGATCTGAACGGCTGGGCCAAGTGGGGTTTTGCTCAATATTCCTTCTACCTGTATTTCCATAAGCTGGGCATCAACCCGGAATTTTATCCTGCGCTGTTTGAATCATTGCGCCGCAAGCCGCTTTCCAGGCAGGCGTATGAGGTTTCCGAGGCCCATCTGGCCCTGTATGAACGCATCTGCAATGTCAGCAGGACGGACTTTACTGATGACTTTGAAATTTTCAATTGGTTCGTTCCGATTGACCACAAAGGGAACCAGTATGGGGAATACAGCTTCAAGATGACGGAGGAAATGGCTCGCGCCTCCAAGGCCCGGATCGCCGCCAGGCGGTACCCCAAGCCGAAATTCCGTATCGCCTTCCTGCACCAGCATGGGAAAACGGTCGATTTGTGGGGACAGAACCTGCATGGTTCCCAGCTCAACGGGTATTGGACCAAATACAAGCAGAACGCGAAGCTCAGCCCGTCCGTGAGCGCCTCCAAAAAGGACAGCATGATTATCGTGCGGAATGGGGAAAATGCGGCCGCTTTCTGCGTAGTGACCAACGGAAAGGTGGTGGGTTATTATGACCGCCAGAAGTTTGACGTTTCCGGCGTGGATTGGAATGATACCTCCAAGGTGTACGCCATTCCGATTCAGACTGCGGAACCCTATAAGCTGATTTATTCCGCCACGCGCTCCTGA
- a CDS encoding RtcB family protein gives MITIDGKYTEARVFTDELEDLARTQIRDVCNHPAFEGSRVRIMPDVHAGAGCVIGFTAELKTDKVIPNLIGVDIGCGVLTARLAGVPDFSRFDARLRERIPSGMHARSSVHQALLDDPELDEEISRICVDVLRTEKDRHRRSVGSLGGGNHFIEIAQGTEHAFLCIHSGSRNFGLKIAERYQKIAVATCPDAYLKERKKGLCYLQGEDTLNYMRDMKVAQRFAALNRRVMLHELLDDAADLEIFDTVHNYIAEDNVIRKGAVRAGLGEKLIVPLNMRDGSVICIGRGNEEFNSSSPHGAGRSMSRKKAKANLSLEEFEASMQGIFSTCVSRATLDEAPMAYKDGESVLGNIHETAEIVERIRPVYNFKAPE, from the coding sequence ATGATCACCATCGACGGAAAATACACGGAAGCCCGCGTGTTCACGGATGAACTGGAAGACCTGGCCCGCACCCAGATCAGGGACGTCTGCAACCACCCCGCCTTTGAAGGAAGCCGGGTGCGCATCATGCCGGACGTGCATGCCGGAGCCGGCTGCGTCATCGGCTTCACCGCTGAACTGAAAACGGACAAGGTGATTCCCAACCTGATCGGCGTGGACATCGGCTGCGGGGTGCTTACGGCCAGGCTGGCAGGCGTGCCGGATTTCTCCCGGTTTGACGCGCGGCTGCGCGAACGCATCCCGTCCGGCATGCACGCCCGCTCTTCCGTCCACCAAGCCCTGCTGGACGATCCGGAACTGGATGAAGAAATCTCCCGCATCTGCGTGGATGTGCTGAGAACGGAGAAAGACAGGCACCGCCGCTCCGTGGGTTCCCTGGGCGGCGGCAACCACTTCATTGAAATAGCGCAGGGTACGGAACACGCCTTCCTGTGCATCCACTCCGGTTCCCGCAACTTCGGCCTGAAAATTGCGGAACGCTACCAGAAGATTGCCGTGGCCACTTGCCCGGACGCCTATCTCAAGGAACGCAAGAAAGGCCTCTGCTACCTGCAGGGAGAAGATACGCTGAACTACATGCGGGACATGAAGGTGGCCCAGCGCTTCGCCGCCCTGAACCGCCGCGTGATGCTGCATGAGCTGCTGGACGATGCCGCGGACCTTGAAATCTTCGACACCGTGCACAACTACATTGCGGAAGACAACGTCATCCGCAAGGGGGCCGTCCGGGCCGGACTTGGAGAAAAACTCATCGTTCCCCTGAACATGCGGGACGGCTCTGTCATCTGCATTGGCAGGGGGAATGAGGAATTCAATTCCTCCTCCCCGCACGGCGCAGGCCGCAGCATGTCCCGCAAAAAGGCCAAAGCCAACCTTTCCCTAGAGGAATTCGAAGCTTCCATGCAGGGCATTTTCTCCACCTGCGTCTCCCGCGCTACGCTGGATGAAGCGCCGATGGCCTACAAGGATGGAGAAAGCGTGCTGGGCAACATCCATGAAACGGCGGAAATCGTGGAACGCATCAGGCCCGTGTACAACTTCAAGGCGCCCGAATAA